A region from the Aphis gossypii isolate Hap1 chromosome 1, ASM2018417v2, whole genome shotgun sequence genome encodes:
- the LOC114120214 gene encoding DNA helicase MCM9-like, whose protein sequence is MFEEYLYTYHEDDLLNILRSEDKKQHYSLTINFLTLFEKNAKLGEEILEDSINLLEQFDKDLIIVQRVLKKKYKDNTVKLRVKKKIHTRITALPLCPELHRTIFPRNEDIGSFLRVNGTVVRTVLPKLLEYKKVYYCSKCKEPFDVKIDYEQFNKLVVPLRCPNIEGCPGTNLKPLKDEDQYIKDYQEIKIQEQIGKVGLGAMPRSMWVSLEDDLVDKCKPGDDVIICGTVIRRWNQTIENSYIDIELCFRANHLIVCNDQQSAIMITDEWVHEFEKFWEDNKNDLFAARDLIIASISPQTYGLYTAKLAVALGLAGGVQRSASESGGTRIRGETHLLLVGDPGTGKSQLLKFAWKVCPRSIFTTGVGSSKAGLTVAAFREGSEWHLEAGALVLADGGICCVDEFGSLREDDRTAIHEAMEQQSISVAKAGLVCKLDTRCTVMAAMNPKSRYNLNLSITDNIKVASPLLSRFDLILILIDTKNEEWEKVVSSYVLQGKKPGAHKNSTTLWSLEKLQHYFCTIRSMTPETTEDANIVLSKYYWMQRQSTYRNPARTSVRFLESLLRLSQAHAKLMFRNQVLVQDTIVAVSLMECSNDDGSPDSINTLYTKFPLCPKETYIKEMERILKKLGLDDILEKEMNLWCNTSVVHLSDTTNPSLDDVSKQNVVSKNSDNSLTNKITETIQNIKIKKQEDFYKSQMPKKEIIKPITSKNKRICVNSPKQDTQVIIDEDSNDEDIFVSSTSKKNTNVSIKSSTLPITAVTPPDTSTNIFNNSCLKRKNNSSQSPPSTKLDTGQLARLKLSAYRCNKKPYSSINNQKQSNILKSPTIQSDLSSDLSNIFSLGDEDDLSYLDID, encoded by the exons atgtttgaagaGTACCTGTACACATATCATGAAGATGACCTACTCAATATATTAAGATCTGAAGACAAAAAGCAGCACTACTCATTAACAATTAA ttttttaacactttttgAGAAAAATGCCAAACTAGGAGAAGAAATACTTGAAGATTCTATAAATTTGCTCGAACAGTTTGACaaagatttaattattgttcaaagagttttaaaaaaaaaatacaaagataACACAGTCAAACTcagggttaaaaaaaaaatacatacacgaATTACTG CATTACCATTATGTCCAGAACTTCATCGTACAATATTTCCTCGTAATGAAGATATTGGTTCATTTTTACGTGTCAACGGTACTGTTGTACGGACAGTTTTGCCCAAGTTATTAGAGtacaaaaaagtttattactGTTCTAAATGTAAAGAACCATTTGATGTAAAG ATTGACTATgagcaatttaataaattggtaGTTCCTTTAAGATGTCCAAACATAGAAGGCTGTCCGGgtactaatttaaaaccattaaaagaCGAAGACCaatatattaaagattatcaagaaattaaaattcaa gAACAAATTGGTAAAGTAGGTCTTGGAGCAATGCCTCGCTCAATGTGGGTATCGCTAGAAGATGATTTGGTTGATAAGTGTAAACCTGGTGATGATGtcataatatg TGGTACTGTTATTCGAAGATGGAATCAAACTATAGAAAACTCTTATATTGACATAGAATTATGCTTTAGAGCTAACCATTTGATTGTCTGTAATGATCAACAATCTGCAATTATGATAACAGATGAATGGGTGcatgaatttgaaaaattttgggaagataataaaaacgatCTATTTGCAGCTAGAGATCTTATTATAGCATCAATTAGTCCTCAA ACTTATGGATTGTATACTGCAAAATTGGCTGTCGCTTTAGGTTTAGCTGGTGGAGTGCAACGGTCTGCATCAGAAAGTGGTGGAACAAGAATTCGTGGTGAAACTCATTTACTATTAGTTGGAGATCCTGGTACAGGAAAATCACAGCTGCTTAAATTTGCATGGAAAGTATGTCCTAGATCAATATTCACCACTGGAGTTGGTTCATCAAAAGCAGGATTGACTGTTGCAGCATTCAGg gaaGGGTCTGAATGGCATTTGGAAGCGGGTGCCCTAGTATTGGCTGATGGTGGAATTTGTTGTGTCGATGAATTTGGATCATTAAGGGAAGATGATCGTACAGCGATTCATGAAGCAATGGAACAACAATCAATAAGTGTAGCAAAA GCTGGTCTAGTATGTAAACTAGATACCCGTTGTACTGTTATGGCTGCAATGAATCCAAAAAGtagatataatttgaatttatccataacagataatattaaagttgcCAGTCCATTGCTAAGtcgttttgatttaattttaattcttattgaTACAAAAAATGAAGAGTGggaaaa agtTGTATCTTCGTATGTGCTTCAAGGAAAAAAACCTGGAGCtcataaaaatagtacaaCATTATGGAGTCTAGAAAAActtcaacattatttttgtactataaGAAGCATGACACCTGAGACTACAGAAGATGCTAACATAGttctaagtaaatattattggatGCAACGTCAAAGTACTTATAGAAATCCTGCTAGAACTAGTGTGCGGTTTTTGGAAAGCCTTCTGag attatCCCAGGCACATGCAAAACTCATGTTCCGTAATCAAGTGCTCGTTCAAGATACTATAGTTGCTGTATCCCTGATGGAATGTTCAAATGATGATGGATCTCCAGATAGCATCAATAccttatatactaaatttccACTTTGTCCTAAAGAAACATATATCAaagaaa tggaaagaattttgaaaaagttaGGCTTAGATGACATTCTTGAAAAAGAAATGAACCTGTGGTGTAATACATCTGTAGTACATTTATCTGATACAACTAACCCAAGTCTAGATGATGTTAGTAAACAGAACgttgtttcaaaaaattcaGATAATagtttaacaaacaaaatcacagaaactatacaaaatatcaaaataaaaaaacaagaagATTTTTACAAATCTCAGATGCCCAAaaaggaaataataaaaccaataacATCTAAAAATAAGAGAATATGTGTCAACTCTCCCAAACAAGATACACAAGTTATAATTGATGAAGATTCTAATGATGAAGATATTTTTGTCAGTAGcaccagtaaaaaaaatacaaatgtttcaataaaatcatctACCTTGCCTATAACAGCTGTAACACCACCAGATACatcaacaaacatttttaataattcttgtttaaaacgaaaaaataattcttcacAATCACCACCCAGCACTAAATTAGATACAGGGCAGTTGGCAAGATTGAAGTTAAGTGCATATCgatgtaataaaaaaccatacagttcaattaataatcaaaaacaatcaaatattttgaaatcacCAACCATTCAAAGTGATCTGTCATCAGATTTATCGAATATTTTCTCATTAGGAGATGAAGACGATTTATCATATTTGGATATAGATTGA